The Leadbettera azotonutricia ZAS-9 genome has a window encoding:
- a CDS encoding ATP-binding protein: MEETKDLAAELKQAQISIKKLERELKLSNAIIERNRITNDAKDNLSKIIEEKKSELEKYMNLLLENCPDIIMIFDRDGKLVYCTEIFLKIAGIQGFGMIAGMHYHEILVKFTSPEFVAEAEAVHEKQQEKDSRTELMHGVIDFGGQGKPRDYTIQVSPMHDEQNNSIGAMVVFYDATDLLIAKREAENANKAKSDFLATVSHEIRTPMNAIMGISTMMAATELTIEQRNYLKNIQNSSNVLLTLINDILDFSKIEAGKLELIPEYFSLWGLLRHLREMFELLFPEKDLSFNCVYSEDLPEVVFGDEKRIGQIITNILNNALKYTREGGVTLRATRAAGNAEGEDLISIAVEDTGIGIKEDAISRLFTAFEQLDQVRNKNVQGTGLGLAITKRLCAMMSGEIKVTSEYGKGSVFTVTLPLKQGRPEDLVQEELIVIPFIAPAARVLLVDDIEINLDVASFLLNSFEITPDTARSGVESIEKVKSQKYDLILMDHMMPEMDGVEAVRIIRSSDHQNAGIPIIALTANAVSGAREMFLSNGFNGFLSKPMDLKALAEALLRWLPAELVEKGKTHLSMPGEN; the protein is encoded by the coding sequence ATGGAAGAAACTAAAGATTTGGCGGCCGAACTTAAACAGGCCCAAATTAGCATTAAAAAACTCGAACGGGAACTCAAGCTTAGCAATGCGATTATCGAGCGCAACAGGATCACCAATGATGCCAAGGATAACCTCAGCAAAATTATAGAAGAAAAGAAGTCGGAACTGGAAAAGTACATGAACCTGCTCCTCGAAAACTGTCCCGACATTATCATGATTTTTGACCGCGACGGCAAACTCGTTTACTGCACCGAGATATTCCTCAAAATTGCAGGCATCCAGGGCTTTGGCATGATAGCCGGCATGCACTACCACGAGATACTCGTCAAATTCACCAGCCCTGAATTCGTGGCAGAAGCTGAAGCTGTTCATGAAAAACAGCAGGAAAAGGACAGCCGCACGGAGCTCATGCACGGAGTCATAGATTTTGGAGGCCAGGGCAAGCCCCGGGACTACACCATCCAGGTCAGCCCCATGCATGATGAGCAGAATAACAGCATAGGCGCCATGGTGGTTTTTTACGATGCCACCGACCTTCTCATTGCCAAAAGGGAAGCAGAAAACGCCAACAAAGCCAAATCCGATTTCCTCGCCACAGTGTCCCACGAAATACGCACCCCCATGAATGCCATTATGGGCATCTCCACCATGATGGCCGCCACGGAGCTTACGATAGAGCAGCGGAACTATTTGAAGAACATTCAGAATTCCTCCAATGTGCTGCTTACCCTGATAAATGACATCCTCGATTTTTCCAAAATCGAAGCCGGCAAGCTTGAGCTGATCCCCGAGTATTTCAGCCTCTGGGGATTGCTCCGCCATTTGCGGGAAATGTTCGAACTCCTCTTCCCCGAAAAGGATCTTTCGTTCAACTGCGTTTATTCCGAGGATCTTCCGGAAGTTGTTTTCGGCGATGAAAAACGCATAGGCCAAATAATCACCAATATCCTCAACAATGCCCTCAAGTATACCCGCGAAGGCGGCGTAACCCTCAGGGCAACAAGGGCAGCAGGCAATGCAGAAGGAGAGGACTTGATCAGCATTGCCGTCGAAGATACCGGCATAGGGATTAAGGAAGATGCCATATCCCGGCTCTTTACTGCCTTCGAGCAGCTCGACCAGGTGCGCAACAAAAACGTGCAGGGCACGGGCCTCGGCCTTGCCATTACCAAACGCCTTTGCGCCATGATGTCCGGCGAGATCAAGGTCACAAGCGAGTACGGCAAGGGATCTGTCTTTACTGTTACCCTCCCCCTAAAGCAGGGCAGGCCCGAGGATCTCGTCCAGGAAGAGCTTATCGTGATCCCCTTTATTGCCCCTGCTGCCCGGGTGCTTTTGGTGGACGATATTGAAATAAACCTTGATGTGGCTTCTTTCCTGCTCAATTCTTTCGAAATCACCCCCGACACTGCCAGAAGCGGGGTTGAATCCATCGAAAAAGTGAAAAGCCAAAAATACGATTTAATCCTCATGGATCACATGATGCCCGAAATGGACGGCGTTGAGGCTGTCCGCATTATCCGCTCTTCAGACCACCAGAACGCCGGCATTCCCATTATCGCGCTTACCGCGAATGCCGTCTCCGGCGCCAGGGAAATGTTTCTTTCCAATGGCTTTAACGGCTTTCTCTCAAAACCTATGGATCTAAAAGCCCTTGCCGAAGCCCTGCTCCGCTGGCTGCCCGCAGAATTGGTTGAAAAGGGAAAAACCCATCTTAGCATGCCAGGGGAAAATTAA
- a CDS encoding dicarboxylate/amino acid:cation symporter, giving the protein MRVWLKLLIGSLLGIIVGSLLPSDNQTILRGLAWLEELAIRIGRYAVAPILVFSLTIAIYELRQDGQFWGLAFRSFLVIIACAVFVIAAGIITILLFPPAHIPIFMEEQLETVSLNTAGSVLELFPSNMFSALVNDGIYLLPVYVFAFFLGIGLSYDRNYTKPVIAIIDSLSRIFYHIASFFSEILAIVMIALAAYWAIRFHNVLKADVYRDLIMKLGIFSLVLGFGILPLFLYFITPKCNPWVVLYGSLGQALASFFSGDINFSLPVIFRHAKENLGIRRRSNAVTVSLFTIFGRAGSAMVAAAAFIVIIKSYISLPIAPGDIFSIGARAFVISFLLARHPGDGAYTALAVLCLGYGRGFEAGYLILKPLAFYLIAVGTFLDVMIASFASYAIGRTSGFQEDKQVGHFI; this is encoded by the coding sequence ATGAGGGTTTGGCTTAAACTTTTAATCGGTTCTCTGTTGGGCATCATCGTAGGGAGTCTTTTGCCTTCCGATAACCAGACGATACTAAGGGGCCTTGCCTGGCTCGAAGAGCTTGCCATACGGATTGGACGCTATGCTGTGGCGCCTATCCTTGTGTTTTCCCTGACCATCGCGATTTATGAGCTCAGGCAGGACGGGCAGTTCTGGGGGCTGGCCTTCCGTTCTTTTTTGGTGATTATAGCCTGCGCGGTTTTTGTGATTGCCGCAGGTATTATTACAATACTCCTCTTCCCTCCTGCCCACATTCCCATTTTTATGGAAGAGCAGCTTGAGACTGTCTCGCTCAATACAGCAGGCAGTGTGCTGGAGCTTTTCCCCTCGAATATGTTCAGCGCCCTGGTAAACGACGGCATTTATCTGCTGCCCGTATATGTGTTCGCCTTCTTTCTTGGCATAGGCCTCTCGTATGACAGGAACTACACCAAACCGGTCATTGCGATCATCGATTCGCTTTCCCGGATTTTTTACCACATTGCTTCGTTCTTCTCCGAGATCCTGGCTATTGTGATGATAGCCCTGGCGGCGTATTGGGCCATCAGGTTCCACAATGTGCTTAAGGCCGATGTTTACCGGGATCTTATCATGAAGCTGGGCATCTTCAGCCTGGTGCTGGGCTTCGGCATTCTGCCTCTCTTCCTCTATTTTATCACGCCAAAGTGCAACCCCTGGGTTGTGCTCTATGGCTCCCTGGGCCAGGCTCTGGCGTCTTTCTTTTCCGGGGATATTAATTTTTCGCTCCCCGTGATCTTCCGCCATGCCAAGGAAAATTTGGGGATACGCCGGCGCTCCAATGCGGTAACCGTGTCGCTCTTTACGATATTCGGAAGGGCAGGCAGCGCCATGGTGGCCGCCGCAGCCTTCATCGTTATCATCAAATCCTACATCAGCCTGCCCATAGCCCCGGGGGACATTTTCTCCATCGGCGCCAGGGCCTTTGTCATCTCATTTCTGCTTGCCCGCCACCCCGGAGACGGGGCTTACACCGCATTGGCGGTCCTCTGCCTTGGCTACGGCCGGGGCTTCGAAGCGGGCTATCTCATCCTGAAACCCCTCGCCTTCTACCTCATTGCGGTGGGAACCTTCCTCGACGTGATGATAGCTTCATTTGCGAGCTATGCGATTGGCAGGACTTCGGGATTCCAGGAGGACAAGCAGGTGGGGCATTTCATTTAA
- the ndk gene encoding nucleoside-diphosphate kinase, giving the protein MEKTFVMLKPGVFQRRIVGEALSRFERKGLKIIALKMMNLTKTLVEAHYAEHKGRDFYEKLVEYTLSGPVIAMILEGDEAIMLVRRLAGATDVRENLPGTIRGDFAAHTRLNIVHASDSPESASREISLFFKPEELCLWEDGNAKWF; this is encoded by the coding sequence ATGGAAAAGACCTTTGTCATGCTGAAGCCCGGAGTATTCCAGCGCCGCATTGTCGGCGAAGCCCTAAGCCGTTTTGAAAGGAAAGGGCTCAAAATAATCGCCCTTAAGATGATGAATTTGACCAAAACCCTGGTGGAAGCCCATTACGCAGAGCATAAAGGCAGGGATTTTTACGAAAAGCTCGTGGAATACACCCTTTCGGGCCCGGTTATAGCCATGATCCTCGAGGGAGATGAGGCTATCATGCTGGTCCGCCGCCTTGCAGGCGCTACGGATGTGCGCGAAAACCTCCCCGGGACCATCAGGGGCGATTTTGCGGCCCATACCAGGCTCAATATAGTCCACGCTTCGGACTCGCCGGAGAGCGCAAGCCGGGAAATCTCCCTTTTCTTCAAGCCCGAGGAGCTATGCCTCTGGGAAGACGGCAATGCCAAGTGGTTTTAG
- a CDS encoding GGDEF domain-containing protein → MDFLAFRSSSRVKNLTYIAWIVTAVHIVLLVINYKTHFYFYIDEESNIFVHGSLYIIHMIIAYSPIALVVFNIVVSSKVFKKNQFVLLALFIFLICLGSNIDLIIGTSFLIWPCFTASILYAYFFIVRTDTGIDSLTGIGNRFAFNEFIDKLSRQSARESYSIAMIDLDHFKQINDTLGHAEGDNALRDMAAIIKGCIRHSDFAARYGGDEFVIAVPAAYDIGRLMERIQLAMDTQNEKHSRPYTIEMSCGYDVYTTGVDKSINEFINRIDTLMYQQKEERRRQNGLRTAR, encoded by the coding sequence GTGGATTTTCTTGCCTTTAGGTCAAGCAGCAGGGTTAAGAATCTGACCTACATCGCCTGGATTGTTACGGCTGTCCATATCGTCCTGCTGGTCATCAATTATAAAACCCATTTTTATTTTTATATTGACGAAGAAAGCAATATCTTTGTCCACGGCTCTCTCTACATAATTCACATGATAATTGCCTACAGCCCCATAGCCCTGGTCGTGTTCAACATCGTGGTTTCCTCAAAAGTCTTTAAGAAAAACCAGTTTGTCCTTTTGGCTCTCTTTATATTTCTCATCTGCCTGGGTTCCAACATTGATCTTATCATTGGAACGAGCTTTCTGATTTGGCCCTGTTTTACCGCTTCTATACTCTACGCATATTTTTTTATTGTACGCACCGACACGGGCATCGACAGCCTCACGGGCATTGGCAATCGTTTTGCGTTTAACGAATTCATAGACAAGCTTTCCAGGCAGAGCGCCAGGGAATCCTATTCCATCGCCATGATCGACCTCGATCATTTTAAACAGATAAATGATACCCTGGGCCATGCTGAAGGGGATAATGCCCTGCGCGACATGGCTGCCATCATCAAGGGCTGCATACGCCATTCGGATTTTGCCGCCCGCTACGGGGGGGATGAATTTGTCATTGCAGTGCCTGCGGCCTATGATATAGGGCGCCTCATGGAAAGGATTCAGCTCGCCATGGATACGCAGAACGAAAAACATTCGAGGCCGTATACTATCGAGATGAGCTGCGGTTATGATGTATACACCACAGGGGTGGACAAATCAATCAACGAATTCATTAATCGGATAGATACCCTCATGTATCAGCAAAAAGAAGAACGCCGCCGCCAGAACGGGCTAAGGACGGCACGGTGA
- a CDS encoding GGDEF domain-containing protein yields MNFIPLYLNTAIGAVFIIILIFLDYIRKYNTDDFQRLLFICVLGAGFLATIADFLNRTMGGIPGHNIRITLYAVNSLFYVFQNIAYYSAIIFIDYFAYGDEGRTKRFIKIAIYFLVLYCVSVIVNLSLHYYFYISVDNIYTHGPLYNLRLIISYLSIPLCIMDMAFSSKSVKSSQIGLIALFGVITGAGAGMDVLFKSGSLAWPCFAAALLYIYFFIIRSDSKIDSLTGIGNRIAFNEFIEKISRRNVKGRPASKRRFPFPWNRTKVESWAVVMIDMDHFKQINDTLGHLEGDNALRDMASIIKSSVRSTDFAARYGGDEFILATPAKSNVDQLMSRLRTALASHNAKAGRPYTLEISYGCDIFTAGSGQSIDEFLAHIDSLMYKQKADRRRASDDKRTR; encoded by the coding sequence GTGAATTTCATTCCCCTTTATTTGAATACTGCCATAGGCGCAGTTTTTATAATCATCCTTATCTTTTTGGATTATATTCGCAAATACAATACTGACGATTTTCAGCGCCTCCTTTTCATCTGTGTCCTGGGCGCAGGGTTCCTTGCGACAATTGCCGATTTTCTTAACCGTACCATGGGCGGCATCCCCGGCCATAACATCCGGATAACCCTCTATGCGGTGAATTCGCTCTTTTATGTTTTCCAGAATATTGCCTATTACAGCGCCATTATTTTTATTGATTATTTTGCCTATGGCGACGAAGGGCGGACCAAACGTTTTATAAAAATCGCAATTTATTTCCTGGTGCTTTATTGCGTATCGGTTATCGTAAACCTCTCGCTGCATTATTATTTTTATATCAGCGTTGACAATATCTACACCCACGGCCCTCTCTACAACTTGCGCCTTATAATCAGCTATCTTTCTATCCCCCTTTGCATCATGGATATGGCTTTTTCCTCCAAGTCGGTGAAGTCTTCGCAAATCGGCCTGATTGCCCTTTTCGGCGTCATCACCGGCGCAGGGGCGGGCATGGACGTACTGTTTAAATCGGGCAGCCTTGCCTGGCCCTGTTTTGCCGCAGCCCTGCTTTATATTTATTTTTTCATTATCCGTTCGGATTCCAAAATCGACAGCCTTACGGGAATTGGCAACCGCATAGCTTTTAACGAATTCATAGAAAAGATTTCCCGCCGCAACGTCAAAGGCCGGCCCGCAAGCAAACGCCGTTTCCCCTTCCCCTGGAACAGGACAAAGGTCGAGTCCTGGGCTGTCGTGATGATAGACATGGACCACTTCAAGCAAATCAACGACACCTTGGGCCACCTTGAAGGCGATAATGCCCTCCGCGATATGGCTTCGATCATCAAAAGCAGCGTGCGCAGCACCGACTTCGCGGCCCGCTACGGCGGCGACGAATTCATCCTCGCAACACCCGCAAAATCCAACGTTGACCAGCTCATGTCCCGCCTCCGCACGGCCCTCGCTTCCCACAACGCCAAAGCCGGTCGCCCCTACACCCTCGAAATCTCCTACGGCTGCGACATCTTCACTGCCGGCAGCGGCCAATCCATCGACGAATTCCTCGCGCATATAGACTCGCTTATGTACAAACAAAAAGCCGACCGGAGAAGGGCTTCGGACGATAAACGCACGCGTTAG
- a CDS encoding bacterial Ig-like domain-containing protein, translating to MKKAFFMRSLGRMLMLAILFGACKDDSGDAVKTIASIDLTTEPTKTEYGIGEPLDLAGLVVTATYADGSTGSVSINQNNTDWDAASTRTGPGSITITIGEQTTQFTVTILTLAQRIDAIKGTAGEKTIYLYADETISTTQSLTVDGLEVILKTPEGSTAERVIAGTAGQSIFSVGYNNNASNNTVKLILDGYITLEGASENPMPLVQVYYHGSALEMKGHSKIANNNYSDIESTNSSNGGGVYLNSNTATGRVSLIMSDYAEISGNKLRKTSAALGGGVYASYADITLKDNAKISNNSVKSSNNTVEGGGVYLVNSTITLKGGPGNAPAISGNKIRSDSSAYGQYAVGGGVSVSTNSIFKMEGGVISNNTIDAPDLVAYSTGAGVNVTGDNGYGQLNGFLNFIKTGGVIYGDMDNAYFNDGNENTIFGRSGKGHALFTRKPASKAYDDNLLDNAAGNISF from the coding sequence ATGAAAAAAGCTTTTTTTATGCGAAGTTTAGGGCGGATGCTCATGCTGGCAATTCTCTTTGGCGCCTGCAAAGACGACAGCGGCGATGCTGTAAAAACTATCGCAAGCATAGACCTTACCACAGAGCCAACAAAAACCGAATACGGCATCGGCGAGCCTCTTGATCTTGCCGGGCTTGTGGTAACCGCCACCTATGCCGATGGCAGTACCGGATCTGTCTCCATTAACCAAAATAATACTGATTGGGATGCCGCTTCCACAAGAACAGGCCCGGGGTCTATTACTATAACAATAGGCGAACAAACAACCCAATTCACCGTTACTATTTTGACCCTTGCACAGCGGATTGATGCGATAAAAGGCACAGCGGGAGAAAAAACCATTTATCTGTATGCCGATGAAACCATAAGCACGACGCAAAGTTTAACCGTAGACGGCCTTGAAGTTATCCTTAAAACACCCGAGGGATCAACTGCGGAACGTGTTATTGCCGGAACCGCAGGCCAGAGTATTTTTTCAGTGGGGTATAACAACAATGCCAGTAATAACACGGTAAAACTTATTCTCGACGGCTATATAACCCTCGAAGGTGCCTCAGAAAATCCCATGCCTCTCGTCCAGGTGTATTATCACGGCAGCGCACTGGAAATGAAAGGCCATTCCAAAATTGCCAATAATAATTACAGTGATATAGAGAGTACTAACAGTAGCAATGGCGGCGGTGTGTACCTAAACAGCAATACTGCGACGGGTCGCGTATCTCTTATCATGTCTGACTATGCCGAAATCTCCGGCAACAAACTTCGCAAAACCTCTGCGGCGCTCGGCGGCGGGGTGTATGCCAGTTATGCGGACATCACTCTTAAGGACAATGCAAAAATTTCCAACAACAGCGTTAAATCATCGAACAATACCGTAGAGGGTGGCGGGGTGTATCTCGTCAATTCAACAATTACGCTTAAAGGCGGTCCGGGGAATGCCCCTGCTATATCCGGCAATAAAATCCGCAGCGATAGCAGTGCGTATGGGCAATATGCTGTAGGCGGCGGAGTGAGTGTTTCTACTAATTCTATCTTTAAAATGGAAGGCGGGGTTATTTCAAACAATACTATCGATGCACCTGATTTGGTTGCTTATAGCACCGGGGCAGGAGTTAATGTTACCGGCGACAACGGATACGGCCAGCTTAACGGTTTTCTCAACTTTATTAAAACAGGCGGCGTTATTTATGGCGACATGGATAACGCCTATTTTAATGATGGAAATGAAAATACTATTTTTGGACGAAGCGGAAAAGGCCATGCCCTCTTTACCAGAAAACCAGCATCGAAGGCTTACGATGACAACCTGCTTGACAATGCAGCGGGCAATATAAGCTTCTAA